AAGGTTACCAAATTATCCATGACCAGCTCTGGGTACTATGAATTTTAtccatccatgatacgctctggatgtcATCCACGATCTACTCTGGATGCTATGATTATTTAcatatccatgatacgctccgGATACTATATttgcgcatccatgatacgctctggacattatacttgcgcatccatgatacgctctggatcttACATATCCATGATATGCTCTGGATAACATTTTATACTATTCATTCCCCATTGAGCTATGAGCTCTGGGACCTGTGCGATGCACCGGAGTTATGTAAACCACGATAAGATTCGTGATGCCCCATATGGGAAGATGTATGGACTGGGGAGTGGTCCTCTTGATTTTCTTAAGCAAGTGATTCACGCGTGAAAAAGTAAAGCTGCGCCAAAGGCCGCGCCCTCTACTTAATCCttggaaaagatcaaaagagcccacattacaagtaaggctgcgccctctgcttatacagtccttgaaagaaaagaaatattgcaagGCAGCGCCATCAGCCGCGCCCTCTGCTTAGGCAATTCTTtaacaaaaagaattaaaaggggtCATGTTATACCAAGGCAGCTCCACTCTGTAAGTCGCGCCTTATATTTACTATTCCCAGGTACCATGGACGCACTaaggctaaaaaaaaaaaaatagaaaaagccACAAACCTTCGCACAGCGAAGGCGCGCCCTTTTTTTGTTGAAGTTCATTGGCGCGAATGTTATGGTTGAATGTGTCCTTTGGAAGGAATAAGCGAAGCTGCGCCACTGTCAACGACAGATAGGCCGCGCCCCCTGTTTTCTTTTGTCTACATAAAGATTGCTTATTATTTATGAACACATCAAGAAGACGCGACAGCCTCATGCTTAGCAACTTTGCTAAATGATCAAAGACACCGACATTATATACATGCAAGGCTTGTGCACAGCCTGCATCTTGGAATGTCGAGGAATAGAAGTGGCTTACGTCACGCCTCTATGCGCGGACGCGCTCTCGGAAGAGGATGTGTGGTATGGAGTAAAAATTTCCCTGATATctccaatatcaagaaaatttggggagtacttgttatagccaaatttggctaggtccCTGTTGGGCCAagtatgtacttagtttaactaagtaagacatgaattgggctaagagtcctatataaaggaaggacgcgtcctcctgcttataaagtgaggacgcgaccgacccttgaagaGACTAGTCTGAACGGAAGGGCGCAGCCCTCCGTGACGCGACTGATCCGCCGATGTTGCGTATCTTAATGAAGAGGACGCATCCTCCGCGTCGGAAGGAGGGATGTGTCCTCCAGGTCACACGTGTCCCATGAAGAGgaggcgtcctcctgcttataagggGAGGATGCGATCGACCCTTGGTGTTGCGTGAAGAGgaggcgtcctcctgcttataaagggaggacGCGACCAACCCTTGGTGTTGCTTgaaaaggacgcgtcctccgagtcacaaggagggacgccttacttgagagtgttgatggagagacgcgaccgacctccgtccacccacgtcctgtaatatgtggaggagggcacgccctcttcggaggtgaccgaggggcacgtcccttgtaagaagttgacaatgagatgaagaccaagggcgtgcctttaacggggtgtgctcgcctccccgggggcgcgacctcatgttaaaggaggacctgtctgatgtgttgtaagaaggctcttcttatgggagagtgtacattcgctgagacaacccttccgagggagacgaagaccgtccctccggggataggaagacctacccctccggggggatatgacgacccctccgggggatacgacgactcttccgaggtgttgtagccgtttttgtatatcatgtggaggggaggacgcggcctccccagacatggcccgggaggtgcggtctcttgtccagtaaggaggattgaagacaagataagggaaggacgcgccctccccagacatggcccgggaggtgcggtctcttgtccagtaaatagggatgaagacgggaattgggaaggacacgtcctccctatcagggcgcgtcctttgactcagaagaggcatagttatgaaatacatgatgaaagaaagaggatgagtgagtctccgtgacgacccttccgagggatatgaagactagttaccaagctcatttggtagttgtcaggctcatctgatagttcccgggctcatccgggcatgatctacaatcctcaatcctgctatctgccgagttaaccctcgtgtgggggcttgaggtgatcatggctcttgaaggccctccggggtaacacgaaggccgatcatatgtctggatcctgtattctggtgagttagccctcatcgggggattgagacgatcgtgtaatttggctccttgtctaccttgtttgaagatgaagacctcaccgagaggtgaggacgtgtccctgtacctcgaggggttagtcatggctcccccagataacttctccataagagtcgtggtagatgctatctctcgtagtggagatatcgttgaatccgtgatctatttggattaggagtctgaggtagtcatactcaagactaattctaacaggagtaggattctccaagatgggccttcggcctatctccgaccttattgccaagaggcctagtcctgatcaaactaggactcctggttccatagaactacgtatggcttgatcccctataaatataggggtacgtaggcacattgggggatcatgagttgagagcacgtgagaccaactcaaaaccctaatctcagccaccccctaaaacaaacaaccaccactctccggcgaccaaaaccaccgtcacggatcttgattccggccgtgaacctcatctttgttgattaccaaattcctctatcaacagaAGTCATGTTCGGTCAAATAATAATTGTTCAAGATACCTAATGATCAAAGGAGGTCTTTACAGAAAGCTTAACTTTAGCTTTATATTTAGTGAATTGCAAAATGTTATAAGAGAAAAAGCTCTTGGTTCAGCCTCTAGTTATAGAAGCATATACTTCCCTTCTTGCTATGGAACTTACTATAGAGCAATAAAAAGTGCGATAACATACTCTAATACTGAGCCTTGACAACAAATTGTAATTTGAGTCATATATGAGATCAAAGTCCtgaaatttcttttgtgatGACTTTGTTGTTTTTGATTTTACCATATGTATAGAAAAGTTATCAGTTCATTTAGCATTTGTGTCTATATTTTGTGTTATACTGTGACCTCAACTAATAACTAGATTACATAAACTTTGTGAAATATAATGACTCCCTGACTCTACGAATCTCCTACAATGAGAAAAGTTTGATGATCCAACTAGCTAGGATCAAGAACAGAAATATTAATCGAGAAATAATGGCTTCAAGGGTTATATTCGATTAATATATCTCAGGTGTGTGTAGCTAGTACTTTGATTTGGAGCTAAGTAATTATATGCGTGGGCAGAGTTTGAGAGTGTTGGTAATGTGTTGAAGTAATCTAAGTAGGGTGATTGAATTTATTAAGAAGACCTGATAAATGTCCGATGCTTGGCATGAAAACATGATCACAGTAATCTCATAAATTAGAGAGCACAACATCTGATCGACTACTCAAAGGAGAGGGCAACAGTTGCAGGGAACACAACATCGCTCTTTTCACCATATCTTCATTTCGGGGAAATGAGTGTGAGGAGAATATTCCAATGTGTGCGCATGAAGCAATTATTGTGGGCAAAAGAAGGGAACTGTGTTGGACAAGAAAGTGTTTCACTGTTTCTTCTGGCTATTGGTTTTAGAGAATATTCTCGCTACATTTGTTTTAACTACCCATTTACTCATGAAAGATCATTGCTGAGCAACCTAAAGTATTTCCCCTGGCAAGCAGATCAGGCCCATTTTAAGGCTTGGAGACAGGGTTGTACTGGTTACCCATTAGTTGATGCAGGTATGAGAGAGCTTTGGGCAACTGGGTGGATGCACAATAGGATAAGAGTGATTGTTTCTGGGTTTTTCGTAAAGTTTTTGCTTCTACCATGGCAATGGGGAATGAAGTATTTCTGGGATACCCTTCTGGACTCAGATTTGGAAACTGATATTCTTGGCTGGCAGTACATATCAGGTAGCTTGCCAGATGGACATGAGCTTGAGCGTCTAGATAGCCCACAGGTACGCGTTACTTCCCTTCCTATACGGGCTATATGTTACAATGCTCTTATTGTGTATGTATGGAGAAATTAAGTATGCCTAATTACCACAAAGAAATATCTTATGTATAGTTTTAGTTTATGTCAGatttctgatttttttgatTATTCAAGGGTTGTAGTGTGTGTAAGAGATGATTGTCACTTTGttataataaattcatttttGGAAGAACAGGCACTTATAATTTTGGAATGATTTGACAGTGTGTTGTTTTCTAATCTTTTATATTGAATTTGTATACAAGAAAATTGGCTGATCTTCTTTGACACTTCTGCCGATTGTATAGTTACATTTTTGCACTGAAAGCAAATCATTTCAAATTAAGTGTTTGCTTATTAGACGCATGCCTGAGGAGATAACTAAATGGgagggaaaatatatttttgagttaCAGGAAGCTTGAAGCTACTATGGtgatttctttctcttttttgtcATGGGGGACTACAAATAAGCTTATTGAAAATACTAATATCAAGTAGGATAGTTATAAAAATAAGTCCTTTTTGTTCTTGATGCTGTACTGAGCTATATGGCTAGTTTTACGCTGCTTTCTGTTGAGACCTCAGATCTTAATTGTTCTTCAATTACGGTTCAGGTTCAGGGATTAAATTTGATCCAGAGGGTGAATATGTGAGGCAATGACTGCCTGAACTAGCAAGGATGCCCTCCGAGTGGATTCATCATCCTTGGGATGCACCTCCTAGTGTACTCAGATCTGCCGGAGTGGAACTGGGATTAAATTACCCAGTGCCTAATGTTGATATCGATTTAGCAAGAGAACGCCTCACTGCTCGTTGTCAGCTGAGCAGCTTGATCTTTGTTGCATGTATGTTTAAGTGTGCAACTACTGTTCTTGCATATTTGATGTTTTTCCCAAATGGTTCATGTTTTCATGGTGTAAAATACTAGTATTTGCATCATACTTGTTGGCTAAATACTAGTTAAACCGGCTTTGACATATGGTAATCACATACTGGAGGATTTTTTTCTCTATGCAAAACAAAAGGTAAAGAGTCGTagaggaagacatgccatatatatataggcccaATCCTCACCTCCATCAGAAAGATAGTAGTGCATGCATTCGCGAAACTACTAAAGAAGTTGGGCAACACAATGCTTACATAATTTGCAAATAATCTGCAATATTCCagttttggtttgtatttgttatgacatttttttctttttcaacaaATGCTTGTTATCAGGTTTATGCTGTGGATGCCAGTTACATTGCTAGCCAGGTAATTTACataatctgcaagttgtttctttatttttgtGGTCCTCTGCCTCAAGAAAATCATATTTGAGACAAGCACAGATGAAGGACCATAGATGAAGTGCAAATTACCATTGTCCACTACCAATGTGGCCTAGAAAAACATTTCATTTTCTGCAACACTTGTTTATATAAATTGGAATgcatttgaattttattgtatatacaGGTGAATCTCAGCGTTCTAGTTCTAGAAAAAGTAGCAGTACTAACCAAGCTTCGATTGTTCGCCGCCATCTGAAAGAAGGTTCTTTGTAAGTTCGTCTCTAGAGGGTTATTATTTCTCAGCTAAACAATCTGAGTTTGGCCTTTTCTTGTTTCTCAGGTTTTGTTCGTATACCCGCCAATAATCTGTAAGTATTTCATACATAAATAAGAAGTACGTAAATtcgaccaaaaaaaaaaaaagaagtaccTAATTATATACTAGTTGAttgttatataataattttcttttagtGTTTTCAGctgtatttatataattagaaaaaaattatgtacacaattaaataaattaaactaaaattatgaaattgaaGAAGGTGATTGTAGTACTcatgaaagaaaagaaaagaagaaattttgagatttaatttttgttagtaaaataattattacaacaggcttgtatataattataatattattaaattttaaaaattaatagtatgaaaaattctataatatattttgaaataagattcaatatattgataaaaaataatataaatttatatataatacactATGCAATAGAAAATGCTATGAGtaagttatttaattaaatgtgaaaattataaaataaattttatttattatataaaaatatttttgttatcaattaatattcaaatttatattataatacttaaattcattttttatttaagatatttcataatttttatatttaggaATTTGAAGTTCCTTTgttctattttaattatataacaacaTTGTAACTAAGTAAGTAGAAAAGTAGGGTTTATTAACTTACGATGTATTAAACTAAACAAGGCTTTTGACAAGCTGCTTCTCTAATAACTATAAGTGATTTAaccatgaaaattttataatatatgtattatatgtatgtataaataCGTGTATACAACAAAATTAGTTATTTAAGCATAACATagttattcaaatattttatatatatatatatatatatatatatatatatatatatattgatgatatatTTACAACAATCTATTTGTCTCTTTCATTTTGTTTAGACTTATTTTATTTGGTTACTGACTTTCGCACAAAAATCATTTTGCAGAAAATGTTGGCTATAATATTGGGCCTTGTCTTCCGGATTGTCCTacattattatttgtttaggaTCTTCTGATTTTATTGTCATGTTTTTCCTCGTCATGGTACAACCATAGATTTTTCTCATCCTCTTCCAACTATTGATTTTACTTCTCATACCCTTCCAACTATCAACTTTTCTCTTCCTACTATCGAACCTCCTCAATCAGAGGGCATACGCAAATTGACTATTACTGAAATAGTCGACAATACTCCCACGCTTGATCCTCGACTAGAGTATATTGAGGAATCGACTATTACAGAAATAGGCGAAATTCCTCTCGAACAAGATCAACCGATCATTCTAGTTGTTGATTCGAAGACTATCCCTGAACCGACTATTAACGAGGAAATAGTCGAGATATCTTCAATCGAACCACCACAAATCCTTCCAAATAATATTAGGCAAGATAATGAtgttcataataataataataattttcgtAACATTATCGTCTATATTCTCGCACTATATCTTGATCGCTATGGTCattttattagattattttataCTATATTAAATAATCGTAGGTTATTTGGAAaatctttgattgttttatcCATTTTACTTTCTTTATCTACGactgtttatattataaatagtcAATCAGACCATCATTCCACTTCACCCCAATTTCAAGTGGCAAGTGTTAcacataataaatttgaaatgcGCTTATCGAGACTTTCCTATAGTATCACCATCTTCCTGAATATCTCGAACCCTGAAAACAGAAATGAGTTAAACACAGACATTGATGTAAGTCTTTCTACTTTTAATATGACGATAGGGTCTCGTAACATGGATCATCTTCATCTAAATCCCGATGAGTCGCTTTCGGTGAAATTATCTTTATCTAAAGATAATTTGTATTTAGGAACAAAGTATCCATATTACATCAACAACAATCGTCTTGTATTCTTTCTTCTACATATTCAGTCCAATGTTATTCGCCACTTGACTGAGCAATCATGGAAAGTTAAGAATTACCAGCTTGAGATCCAGTGTACTTTCATGACCACTTTGCCCCTAAAAGAATTTCTAGTCTCATCTAGAAATCATGGCAAATCTGCAAATCAGATGAGACTAGAAATTCTTTTGGGGGCAAAGTGGTCATGAAAGTACACCGGGTCTCAAGCTGATAATTCTTAACTTTCCATGATTGCTCAGTCAAGTGGCGAATAGCATTGGACCGGATATGTAGAAGAAAGAATACAAGACGATTGTTGTTGATGTAATATGGATATTTTGTTCCCAAATACAAATTATCTTTAGATAAAGATAATTTCACCGAAAGCGACTCACCGGGATTTAGATGAAGATGATCGATGTTACGAGACCTCATCGTCATATTAAAAGTAGAAAGACTTACATCAATGTCTGTGTTTAACTCATTTCTGTTGTCAGGTTTCGAGATATCCCGGAAGATGGTGATACTATAGGAAAGTCTCGATAAGcgcatttcaaaattattatgtgTAACACTTGCCACTTGAAATTGGGGTGAAGTGGAATGATGGTCtgattgattatttataatataaacagtCGTAGATACTGAAAATAAAATGgataaaacaatcaaagattTTCAAGATAACCTACGATTATTTGATATAGtataaaataatctaataaaatGACCATAGCGATCAAGATATAGTGCGAGAATATAGACGATAATGTTAcgaatgatattattattattatgaacaCCATCATCTTGTCTAATATTATTTGGAAGAATTTGTGGTGATTCGATTGAAGATATCTCGACTATTTCCTCGTTAGTAGTCGGTTCAGGAATAGTCTGCGAATCAACAACTAGAATGATCCGTTGATCTTGTTCGAGAGGAAATTCGACTATTTCTGTAATAGTCGATTCCTCAATATACTCTAGTCGAGGATCAAGCGCGGGAGTATTGTCGACTATTTCAGTAATAGTCAATTCGCGTATGCCCTCTGATTGAGGAGGTTCGATAGCAGGAAGAGAAAAGTCGATAGTTGGAAGGGTATGAGAAGTAAAATCAATAGTTG
This genomic window from Daucus carota subsp. sativus chromosome 7, DH1 v3.0, whole genome shotgun sequence contains:
- the LOC108194630 gene encoding cryptochrome-1-like; translation: MSVRRIFQCVRMKQLLWAKEGNCVGQESVSLFLLAIGFREYSRYICFNYPFTHERSLLSNLKYFPWQADQAHFKAWRQGCTGYPLVDAGMRELWATGWMHNRIRVIVSGFFVKFLLLPWQWGMKYFWDTLLDSDLETDILGWQYISGSLPDGHELERLDSPQVRVTSLPIRAICYNALIVYVWRN